The following coding sequences lie in one Stigmatopora argus isolate UIUO_Sarg chromosome 5, RoL_Sarg_1.0, whole genome shotgun sequence genomic window:
- the pggt1b gene encoding geranylgeranyl transferase type-1 subunit beta: MAEEENLSEELEQLDFLRDRHIRFFQRTLQVLPERYASLETTRLTIIFFALSGLDVLDALDVIDSNVMIEWIYSLQVLPTEDQSNLSRCGFRGSSHIGIPYSTKGPGVLHPYDSGHVAMTYTGLCSLLILGDDLSRVNKQACLAGLRALQLEDGSFYAVPEGSENDIRFIYCAASICYMLDDWSGMDIQKAIEYIRGSLSYDSGFGQGAGRESHGGWTYCAIASLCLMGRVEEALSRRELDRIRRWCIMRQQSGFHGRPNKPVDTCYSFWVGATLELLDVFQYTNFDRNRAFILSTQDRLVGGFAKWPDSHPDPLHAYLGLCGLSLIGEPGLRKVNAALNITQRAFERLNQLQQTWRGQ, encoded by the exons ATGGCGGAAGAAGAGAACCTCTCTGAGGAGCTGGAGCAACTCGACTTCCTCAGAGACAGACACATACGTTTTTTCCAGAGGACTCTGCAGGTTTTACCTGAGAGATATGCCTCCCTTGAGACCACAAG GTTGACTATTATATTTTTCGCCCTGTCCGGGCTCGATGTACTTGATGCTCTGGATGTTATTGACAGCAACGTAATGATCGAGTGGATCTACTCATTGCAGGTTCTACCCACAGAAGATC AATCCAACCTCAGTCGTTGTGGTTTTCGAGGATCATCACACATTGGAATTCCTTACAGCACCAAG GGCCCGGGGGTGCTGCATCCGTATGACAGCGGCCACGTCGCGATGACCTACACCGGACTGTGCTCTCTACTCATACTCGGAGATGACCTTAGTCGAGTCAACAAGCAGGCCTGTCTGGCTGGCCTTAGGGCCCTGCAGCTGGAAGATGGCAG TTTTTACGCCGTGCCAGAAGGCAGCGAAAATGACATCCGCTTTATCTACTGTGCAGCCAGTATTTGTTACATGCTGGATGATTGGTCGGGCATGGATATCCAAAAGGCCATTGAATACATTCGAGGCAGCCTG TCCTATGATAGCGGTTTTGGTCAAGGAGCTGGTCGAGAATCACATG GTGGATGGACGTACTGCGCCATTGCTTCCTTGTGTCTTATGGGTCGAGTGGAGGAGGCACTGAGTCGGCGTGAATTGGACAGGATACGCCGCTGGTGCATCATGAGGCAACAGAGCGGCTTCCATGGGCGCCCCAACAAGCCAGTTGACACTTGCTACTCCTTTTGGGTGGGCGCAACGCTAGAG ttactaGATGTGTTCCAGTATACCAACTTTGACAGGAACAGGGCCTTCATCCTATCAACGCAGGACCGTTTGGTTGGTGGTTTTGCAAAGTGGCCAGACAGCCATCCAG ACCCTCTGCATGCTTATTTGGGCCTGTGCGGTCTGTCACTGATCGGAGAGCCCGGCCTGAGGAAGGTCAACGCGGCTCTTAACATCACCCAGAGGGCCTTTGAACGCCTCAATCAGCTGCAGCAGACATGGAGAGGACAATAA
- the ccdc112 gene encoding coiled-coil domain-containing protein 112 — MATLATASQQSTVTNTEKESDPPPLPSTKEDVDQRESRQRATEFFKEAESTRRLVEKLEKDRSLSVQCRRNGWKDMATELDEYEKILAGQRSAEKSQLCKRLSKIQNGVKQFQEQLININPTTERIEKLKEIMSQVEFSINELKEVQRLNFGQLLKEEKICSQEMAAYKMKIENWDLHSKSDSHVAAVKQSKALERDLPIEVQALEAFLQSTGGICGGWDEFDHQAFLKAWTMYNGQAGFRKGAKLYLSTKSPEEVAKHKQWYQELIYLQGKKREAIQRWKSRKKLECQMHIQNHVEVVDAKKKEKRVKCQQKTEEKKKMVAQQLEEWKEVKRRKEEQKRTEEIQKRMAKQTKGRNEDQEDSKRTRKRKGRTKNVSYMIKRDLKQLQAKNQEKLQRQKQEKEHQERILAKLKEKVDGHIGRDPARLSQPTKGWEERLKSAPSRGGPLRYMSHRPVTSRSLGL, encoded by the exons ATGGCAACCTTAGCAACAGCCTCACAACAATCAACGGTAACCAACACG gAGAAGGAATCGGACCCTCCACCTTTACCCTCTACCAAGGAAGATGTTGATCAGAGAGAGTCCAGACAAAGAGCCACGGAGTTTTTCAAGGAAGCCGAAAGCACCAGGAGACT AGTTGAGAAGTTGGAAAAAGACAGGTCACTGAGTGTTCAGTGCAGGAGAAATGGATGGAAGGACATGGCGACAGAGCTAGATGAATATGAGAAAATACTTGCGGGACAAAGAAGTGCAGAAA AGAGCCAACTGTGTAAGCGCTTGTCCAAGATTCAGAATGGCGTCAAGCAATTCCAGGAACAACTGATAAACATTAATCCAACTACAGAGA GGATTGAGAAGCTGAAGGAGATCATGTCCCAGGTGGAATTTTCAATCAACGAGTTGAAAGAAGTGCAGCGCTTAAA TTTCGGACAACTGTTGAAGGAAGAAAAGATATGCTCACAGGAGATGGCTGCctataaaatgaaaattgaaaaCTGGGATCTTCACAGCAAATCCGACTCTCATGTTGCTGCTGTTAAG CAAAGCAAAGCCTTGGAACGTGACCTCCCCATCGAGGTTCAGGCTCTGGAAGCTTTCCTTCAGAGTACGGGAGGCATCTGCGGCGGTTGGGACGAGTTTGACCACCAGGCTTTCCTCAAG GCGTGGACAATGTACAACGGGCAAGCAGGCTTCAGGAAAGGCGCCAAACTGTATCTGTCTACTAAAAGTCCAGAAGAAGTGGCAAAACATAAACAATGGTACCAAGAGCTTATTTACTTGCAGGGCAAGAAGAGAGAG GCGATCCAAAGATGGAAGAGCAGGAAGAAACTGGAATGCCAAATGCACATACAAAATCATGTAGAAGTCGTAGACGctaaaaagaaggaaaagcgCGTCAAGTGCCAGCAGAAAAC ggaggaaaagaaaaagatggtGGCTCAGCAACTGGAGGAATGGAAGGAAGTCAAGAGAAGGAAAGAAGAGCAGAAACGAACAGAAGAGATCCAGAAGAGAATGGCCAAG CAGACCAAGGGGAGAAACGAAGACCAGGAGGACAGCAAAAGGACTAGGAAAAGAAAGGGGAGGACAAAAAATGTCAGCTACATGATTAAACGG GATCTCAAGCAACTGCAGGCCAAGAATCAGGAGAAGCTGCAGAGGCAAAAACAGGAAAAGGAGCATCAGGAGAGAATTCTGGCAAAACTGAAAGAGAAG GTTGACGGTCATATTGGCAGAGACCCAGCTAGATTGTCCCAGCCCACCAAAGGTTGGGAGGAGCGGCTGAAAAGTGCACCTTCTCGAGGAGGACCACTGCGTTATATGTCTCACAG aCCTGTTACAAGCCGAAGTCTGGGACTATGA